The Coffea arabica cultivar ET-39 chromosome 8e, Coffea Arabica ET-39 HiFi, whole genome shotgun sequence genome window below encodes:
- the LOC113704889 gene encoding uncharacterized protein → MLIAVSADANNQLFPLAFSIVEGENNDSWGWFMACIREFVTQRRGLCVISDRHPGIITIVNQVGSEWIEPFADHRFCIRHLASNFNTKFHDKILKNHLVAACYENQVFKFQRKMETIGKINPKARKWLDDLRVEKWALAHDGGKSYGIMTTNLLEVFNSVLKGARSLPITALVQLSFYRVNSYFAIRRQFAVQRSVSNQSFTPFVDGKISSYGIKAGGHEVVLFNRATGSFSIKTG, encoded by the coding sequence ATGCTTATTGCAGTTTCAGCAGATGCAAACAATCAACTATTTCCACTTGCCTTTTCAATTGTGGAGGGTGAGAACAATGATAGTTGGGGTTGGTTTATGGCATGCATAAGGGAATTTGTCACTCAACGAAGAGGCCTCTGTGTGATATCTGACCGTCATCCAGGTATTATTACCATAGTGAATCAGGTTGGATCAGAGTGGATTGAACCATTTGCCGACCATCGTTTTTGCATCCGCCATCTAGCAAGTAATTTTAATACTAAATTTCATGACAAAATATTGAAAAACCATCTAGTTGCAGCGTGTTATGAAAATCAGGTTTTCAAATTTCAGAGAAAGATGGAAACAATTGGCAAGATAAATCCGAAAGCTCGAAAATGGCTAGATGATTTGCGAGTTGAGAAGTGGGCTCTAGCACATGATGGTGGCAAAAGCTATGGAATAATGACAACAAATTTATTAGAGGTATTTAACAGTGTGTTGAAGGGTGCACGCTCTTTACCAATAACAGCTTTGGTGCAACTTAGTTTCTATCGTGTCAACAGCTATTTTGCCATTAGACGGCAATTTGCAGTTCAAAGAAGTGTTAGCAACCAATCTTTCACTCCTTTTGTAGATGGAAAAATAAGTTCTTATGGGATCAAGGCAGGAGGACATGAAGTGGTCCTATTTAACCGAGCCACTGGTTCATTCAGCATTAAAACTGGTTGA